GCATTTTGCGCTGCCGTATCCTCTATCACCGGCACGGACTGCACTCCCTGGAATTCCTGCCCTTTCAACCGCGTCAGATTCACCGCCTGGGCCTGGTCGATGGCTCGTCCATCGACTACCCATGGAAGTTTGCTGATCGCCACTCCATTGAGCAGCTGCGCACGAATTCCTCCGCTGTCGATGACATTCTTCTGATCCGCGACGGCCTGCTCAGTGATACGTCCATAGCCAATATCGCCCTGCGCATCCATGGACGCTGGCTGACTCCCCGTCGCCCCCTTCTGCATGGCACCACGCGGGAACGAATGCTGACATGTGGACTGCTTTTCCCCGCTGACCTCAGACCAGGCGACCTGCAACAGGCAACGGGCCTGGCTGTGCTCAATGCCATGGTGGGCTTTCAGGAACTGGTCGACTGGCATATCTGCCATGGGGAGTTGAATCACCGATTGCGTCTGAAGTGAAACATGGTACTCTGTACCTCGAATACCTCCTGCTTCATATAACTGATGCTTCGCATCCTGTCGTCCTGGTTTCAGGCATTCTTGTGCTGATGTTGCCATGGGGAAACGGCCTGTTTCTGTCTCTCCCCCGTGTGCTGGCCCAGCCAGGACGCGCCGACTGGAACGCGATGGACCCGCAGGGTTGCCGCCACGAGGGCGGCAACCGCAAACCAAAAGCCATGGAGGGCGGTTGTTTGCGGTCCCCAGTTCCAGGCAAGCGGGCGGCTGAAAAGGACAGCACTGGGGGTCGCTTTTGCGCCACTTTTGGCGACCCAAAAGTGGCAAAAGAAACTCACAAACAAGTTGAGGGCAATGTCAAGCGACGCAGTCTGTGCAGAACCATTTTCTCTATTCCAGCATGGTATCAGTGTCGGTGTCGACAATCTGCCGTTTCGGATGTACGAAAACTGAACAGCATTATATTACAGCAACCTGCAAACTCACAGGAGTATAAACAGCAAACTTACCCCTTGATTTTCCAGAGGTTCAATGATAAACGAGAATAATTATCAATATATAGAGGTGCGACCCATGAGTGGAGAAAAGGTGTATGACGTTATTATTGCAGGACTTGGCCCCGCAGGTGAAAGTGCTGCCATCTATACGGCCCGCAAGAATCTTTCAACCCTGATCGTGGCCTATGATTCCGGTGGACAGCTCACCAAGACCTTTGACGTGGAGAACTACCTGGGCATACCCTACTCCACCGGCTGGGAAATGGCCATGAAGTTTGAGGAGCATGTGCGCAAATACTCCAATGTGGAAATTGAGCTCATGCAGGAGGTCGTGGCCATTGAGGATCACGGCACGACCAAGAAGTTCATCACGGCAGAGGGTCGCGAGTTTCAGGGGCGTTCAGCCATTATCGCCACTGGCGCCAAACCCAAGACCGTCGGGGTCAAGAATGAAGAAAAGTTCAACGGCAAAGGGCTGACCTACTGTACCACCTGCGACGGCCCCCTCTACCGCAACAAGATCGTCACCATTATCGGTGGCGGCACTTCCGGGGTGGAAGCAGCCCTGGAGATGGTGAAAATCGCCTCGAAAGTCCAGCTTATCGTGCGCAGCCAGCTCAGGGCCGAGCCCATTCTCATGGATCGCCTCAAGGAAGTCAGCGTGGATATCTACGAAAACACTATCCCGGTGGAGATCCTTGGCGATGAGTATGTGACGGGTCTGCGTATCCGCGACCGCAACAGTTCCGTGGAACAGGAACTGACCACTGACGGCATCTTTGTGGAAATCGGCCGCGCGCCCAACGCCGATGGCCTGAAAAATCTCCTGCAGACCAATGACAACGGTGAGATTGTCATCTCCACCTATAACGAAACCAACATTCCCGGTGTCTTTGCCGCCGGCGATGTTACGGATGTCAAGTTCAAGCAGGTGATCATCGCTGCTGGCGAAGGGGCCAAGGCGGCCATGAAGGTCTCCGAGTACCTCATCAAGCAGGGTCAGAAATAGGTGCGAAACTGGCAGCAACCCCTGGCTCTCTGTGCCGCCGATGCCTTTGACTTCCTCCGGGATCCTTTGCTGATTCCGGAGTGGTCGGGCCTGATGGAGGATGTGGGGAGCCGGGGAGCCAACGCCTATGCAGGCCTGAGCCTGATGGGCGAAATCCCCTTCACCTGGGATCCCGACCCGATCCACCTGGGTGTCCATGCCACCTACACCTTCATGGGGGTTCGCTTTCTGGTGGAGTACACCCTTGAACCCTGTGGGGAGCAATCCACACTCCACACGCGCATTACCCCCGCCGACGGCCTGGAAATGGGCTCTCTCTATCGCATTGTGCTGCACCAGTTCCAGGGCCATCTCCACCACGACACGGAAAATTTCGCCCAGTGGGCCGGCCTGTGCTGAAGCTCCTATCCCGCTGAGACAGATCCCGTCAGTTTCTGCCAGGGCTTCCGGGCGAGAAAACTCCCATCGGCCTCCTCTTCCATGCGCACAAAGAGCGAGTAAGGCACACTGAAGCTCAGCAGGTTCTCCCCAAGGCTCCCCTTAAGCGTATTGCGGGCAGTGATGTCAAAGAGCCCGATAATCGCCTTGGGCCGTTCCGCAGCCAGCTGATGATACGCCAGCAGTCCCATGGACTGGCAACCGGCACCAAAGGGAGACATGACATTGTCTATGCCCTCCTGGAAGGAGTTGCACAGCACAACCAGCGCGGAAAGCTGATCGACATTACAGAAAATCGTCACCACAACAGGCTCTTCACCGGGTTCTACCCTGTCCAGGGGTTTGAAAACCGTCACCTTGCCGATATCCATGAATCCCAGTCGCCCCATGAAGTCTTCCACCAGTTCCGGCGTCTTGATATACCCTTCACCATTCAGATACTCATGGATAAAGTGCTGCGGAGCCTTGCCTTCAAGAGCACTGGCCACAGCCTCCCCCTTGGGATACCCCTTGTTGCCGCTGGAGAGAAAGCGCGCGAAACAGTCAATGCCGCCGGGAAAATTTTCATACTGATTGCCATACCCCATGCCCACACCGCCGCCTGGACAACCAAAACTTTCGTGATCAAGCGCGCTCACCCGTCCCTTGGCACTGGCGGCAATCAACGAAAGGATGCAACCCCGACGCCCCTTTTCAAACTGCAGTCGCTCTTCAGGAGCACGGTCGAGCCACAGGGTGGCCACGGGCTGCGTTTCCAGTTTCAGGTACTCTCGAATTTTACTGTGCATGTCTGCCTCCCCTGCTGTGAAATTCCTGCCGATTGTACCACACCCGAAGGGAAATGGAAATTCCCCTCTGCCCGGTAAGACGGTTCCTCAAGGACTGCGGCAGCGCTCTTCCAATCCCAAAAAGCGACACTCCAAGTTTTGCGGTTTACAAGGCAAAAGGGGCGTGCGTATAATCACATGCAGCAGCCACCGGTTTCCGACTTCCGGTGGAGCCTCGTTCTTTCTTCTTATGAAAAGGGGTGTTATGTCTGCGCACTACGTCTCCCTCGAAAGCCTCAGAGAGCTCATGGACACCCTCAACGGCCCCGATGGATGTCCATGGGACAGGGAACAGACCCACGAAAGCCTGCGCCAGTACCTCATTGAAGAGGCCTACGAAGTGGTGGACAGCATAGATGCCGGTGATGACGAAGAACTGATGGAAGAACTGGGCGACGTCTTGCTGCAGGTCTTTTTCCACAGCGATATCGCCAGCCGCCGCGGGGCGTTTACCATTGACGACGTGGCCCGTACGCTGCACGAAAAGATGGTGCGCCGCCACCCTCATATATTCGGTTCGAACGCGCTGGAAAGTGCCGACGAAGTGCTGCAGCAGTGGGGCGAAATCAAGGCCGCTGAAAAACGCGAACGCACCAGCGTCCTCGATGGCGTACCCCGTCATCTGCCCGCCCTGGCCAGGGCCTACAAATTCCAGAAGCGTGCCGCGAAGACTGGCTTTGACTGGCCGGACGCCGAGGGCACTCTTGTCAAGCTGGAGGAGGAGATCGGCGAGCTGCGTGATGCGATTCAGCAGGGAAAACTCGCCGAAATTGAGGCCGAGATGGGTGATGTCCTTTTCAGCGTCGTCAATTGCGCCCGCAAGCTGGGAGTTGAGCCGGAAACGGCCCTCAATCGCACGAATCAGAAATTTGCGCGCCGCTTTCGCCAGGTTGAAGAGCGCCTGGCGCAGGCCGGTGGCAAAGCCGATATTGAAGAGCTGGATCGTTTCTGGAACGAAATCAAGGAGCAGGAGAGGTCATTATGAGAGAGATCATGAGTGCCCGGGATGTAGATCACGCTCTGACCCGCGTCGCCAGTCAGATTATCGAAAAACACAAGGATATCAGCGCCACCATGGTCGTCGGCCTGCGCACGCGGGGCGAACACCTTGGACGCCGGCTGGTGGAAAAACTGAAACAAATGACCGGCCATGAAGTTCCCTTTGGCGTCATGGACAGTACCCTCTACCGCGATGACCTCTCCATGGCACAATCAGCGCCTGTGCTGAAAGGCCCCCTCGCCGCCTTTGACTTTGACGGGAAAAAAGTGATTATCGTCGATGACGTCCTTTACACCGCCCGAACCATTCGCAGCGCACTGTACTGCGTCATGGACCAGGGACGTCCAGCCCTGGTGGAAATTTTTGTCCTCATTGATCGTGGCCACAATGAGCTGCCTCTGTACGCCGAGTATGTAGGCATGAAGGTGCCCACCTTCCGCGACGAGCGCGTCAAGGTGTGTCTGCAGGAAATAGATGATGAGGACCGCGTATATATACTGCAAAGCAAAGACGGAGAGTAAAGCATGGAGTTCAAACAGAATCATATCCTGGGCCTCTACCATCTCAGCGCTGAAGAAATTACCCTCCTGCTGGATACGGCCAGGGAGTTCAAGGGGATCAATACCAGAGCCGTGAAGAAGGTCCCCCCTCTCAAGGGCAAAACACAGATCAACATGTTCTTTGAAAACTCCACCCGTACCCGCACGTCCTTTGAAATCGCCGGAAAGCGGCTGAGTGCGGATACCATCAACTTTTCTTCTTCCACATCATCCACCACCAAAGGGGAAACTCTCCTGGATACGGCCAGGAATATCATGGCCATGCATCCTGACGTCATCGTCATTCGCCACAGCGTCTCCGGCTCTCCCAAGCTGCTGGCGGATAACATCGAAGCCAGCGTCATCAATGCCGGTGATGGCGCCCATGAACACCCATCTCAGGCTCTTTTGGACATATTCACCATTCAGGAACATATCGGAAAGCTGGCAGGCGTGAACGTCCTGATCGTGGGCGACGTGGCCCACAGCCGCGTGGTGCGGTCCAATATCATCGGCTTGCATAAACTGGGAGCCAATGTCCGACTATGCGCCCCCCGAACCATGATGCCGCGCAATTTTCACATCGACAATGTTCCCATCACCTCCAACTTTGAAGAAGTGCTCCCCTGGGCAGATGTGGTTATTATGCTGCGCATCCAGATGGAACGTCAGCACGGCCCCGCCCTCTTTCCCAATACCGCAGAGTACTCCCGCATCTGGGGGCTGAATAAGCGACGTCAGCAGATGATGCGCAAAGATGCCGTTATCCTTCACCCTGGACCGGTCAACCGTGGTCTGGAACTTTCGCCGGAAGTGGCCGACGGAGAGCGCAGCCTGATCCTGCAACAGGTGGAAAACGGCGTGGCCGTACGCATGAGCATGCTCTTCCACGTTCTGCACGTAGGCTGACCATGGCCTGCTCCCTGCGCCCAAAAGACGTCAGAAAGCTGATAGACCTGCTGGAAGAGCAGTACCCCGATGCCGCCCCCGAGCTTGACTTCGACAACGCCTTCGAGCTGCTGGTGGCGGTCGTGCTTTCAGCACAGTGCACCGATGTCCGGGTCAACCAGGTGACAAAGGTACTCTTTATGCACTACCCGGACGCCAAAGCACTGGCAGCCGCCAATCAGGCCGAGCTGGAAGGTATCATCAAGTCCTGCGGACTTTTCCGCAGTAAAGCCAGAAACCTGATTGCCGCCGCAAAAATGCTGGTGGAAACGTTTGGAGGAGAGGTACCGTCAACGCGTCAGGAGCTGATGTCATTGCCCGGCGTGGGCCGCAAGAGTGCCAACGTCATCACCAGTTGCGCCATGGGCAGCGACGCCATTGCCGTTGACACCCACGTGTTTCGTGTCAGCCGGCGCATCGGTCTGTCCGACGGAGAAACGGTCCTGGCTGTGGAGCAGGATCTGATGGCCTATACCCCGCAGCCAAAATGGTCGCAGCTGCACCACCTGCTGATCTTTCACGGCAGGCGCTGCTGCAAAGCAAGAAAGCCACAATGCGACGAGTGCACTGTGGCTTCATTCTGTTTGTATGAACGCAAAAAGAAAAAGAACTGATCAGCTCTCTACCAGAACCTTTTTGGCGGCCTGAGCCAGGCGGGAAACTTTTCTGCTGGCGGTGTTCTTGTGAATCACGCCTTTGGCAGCTGCCTGGGAAAACTTTTTCTGGCACTGACGGAACAGGGTCTGAACCTGCTCTTTATCGCCAGCTTCAACGGCCTTGTTGAATTTTTTATTGAAAGTTCGCAGCGTGGTCTTCACGTAACTGTTGCGAGCATGCTTCTTTTGTGACTGTCTGATGCGCTTGCGCGCGGAGCTTGTATGAGCCAAAATAGCCTCCTGTGTGAATTGTACAGCCGGGGAATGTATCACGTCCCAGCTGGCATGGTCAAGCACTAAAAGCCCGCAGCATGAACAGCTTGCTGAAACAGCCCGAACCGGCAGGCGCCAAAAACACCAGGATGCAGGCTGTCAACGCGCGGATAAGAATCTCGGCAGCCCGCTAACTCCCGTCAGCGGGGCAGCACTGCTCACAGTAACCGTATATCTCCAGCTTATGCCCGGTAATCTGAAAATTTCCCGGCAGGGCCATCGCCTTCACCGGACAGTTGCCGGGCAACACCAGGGAACTGCCGCAGCCAAGGCAGATCACGTAGTGCTGATGATCATCGTGAGCCTGCCCGCAGCTTCTGCCGAGGCGGAAGCGTCGCTCTCCCTCAAGGTTTGTGGTTTCCAGGATGCCTGCTTTCACGAACATCCCCATATTGCGGTAAATGGTATCAAAACTTATGGAAGGGTACTCAGGCGCCAGGGCCTCGTAAAGCTCCTTGGCAGACAGAAAACGGTAATCGGCACCAAGGACCTCCAGCAAGGCACGCCTTTTCCCTGTGGTTTTGATGCCCTGCTTGCGCAGCGACTCAAGGGCACGCTCAATCTGCATGACTACTCCCTCACCCGGATGCGTTTATATCCCATGCACAGCAGGAGGATGGCCACGGCCACCAGCACAATGGTACCCCCCGAAGCCCAGTCCAGGTAGAAGGCCGCGATGAGCCCACTGATTATGGCAAGCTGTGCAAAGAAAACGGCATAGAGAAACGTCTGAAAAAAACTGCGGGCCACATGCAGACTGGCGGCAACGGGAAGCGTGATCATGGAAGAGATCAGCAGTATCCCCACCACCCGCATGCCAACGGCAATCACCAGCGCTACCATCAGAATAAAGCAGAAGTTCAGCGCCCGCTGGGGAATACCCGCCACCCGCGCCCCTTCTTCGTCAAAGGAGAGGGCAAACATGGGACGATAGGTGAACAGGGTAAAGCCGAAGACCAGACCGGTCGTCATGACGATAAGCCACAGGTCGGTGACTGAAACCGCCACGACACTGCCAAAGAGGTAGCCGAAAAGCTCAGCGTTAAAGCCATCGGCCATACTGATCAACACCACCCCCAGCCCGACGCCGGCGGCGAGGATAATGGGAATGGACAGCTCCTGATAGTGACGATACGCCCTGCGCAACTGTTCAATACAAAGCGCTCCGACTGTGGACGCCCCCATGCCGCTTAGTACAGGATTGACGGGAAAAAACGGAAAGAGCTTAT
This portion of the Desulfurispirillum indicum S5 genome encodes:
- a CDS encoding aspartate carbamoyltransferase catalytic subunit yields the protein MEFKQNHILGLYHLSAEEITLLLDTAREFKGINTRAVKKVPPLKGKTQINMFFENSTRTRTSFEIAGKRLSADTINFSSSTSSTTKGETLLDTARNIMAMHPDVIVIRHSVSGSPKLLADNIEASVINAGDGAHEHPSQALLDIFTIQEHIGKLAGVNVLIVGDVAHSRVVRSNIIGLHKLGANVRLCAPRTMMPRNFHIDNVPITSNFEEVLPWADVVIMLRIQMERQHGPALFPNTAEYSRIWGLNKRRQQMMRKDAVILHPGPVNRGLELSPEVADGERSLILQQVENGVAVRMSMLFHVLHVG
- the nth gene encoding endonuclease III, yielding MACSLRPKDVRKLIDLLEEQYPDAAPELDFDNAFELLVAVVLSAQCTDVRVNQVTKVLFMHYPDAKALAAANQAELEGIIKSCGLFRSKARNLIAAAKMLVETFGGEVPSTRQELMSLPGVGRKSANVITSCAMGSDAIAVDTHVFRVSRRIGLSDGETVLAVEQDLMAYTPQPKWSQLHHLLIFHGRRCCKARKPQCDECTVASFCLYERKKKKN
- a CDS encoding NAD(P)/FAD-dependent oxidoreductase: MSGEKVYDVIIAGLGPAGESAAIYTARKNLSTLIVAYDSGGQLTKTFDVENYLGIPYSTGWEMAMKFEEHVRKYSNVEIELMQEVVAIEDHGTTKKFITAEGREFQGRSAIIATGAKPKTVGVKNEEKFNGKGLTYCTTCDGPLYRNKIVTIIGGGTSGVEAALEMVKIASKVQLIVRSQLRAEPILMDRLKEVSVDIYENTIPVEILGDEYVTGLRIRDRNSSVEQELTTDGIFVEIGRAPNADGLKNLLQTNDNGEIVISTYNETNIPGVFAAGDVTDVKFKQVIIAAGEGAKAAMKVSEYLIKQGQK
- the pyrR gene encoding bifunctional pyr operon transcriptional regulator/uracil phosphoribosyltransferase PyrR, with protein sequence MREIMSARDVDHALTRVASQIIEKHKDISATMVVGLRTRGEHLGRRLVEKLKQMTGHEVPFGVMDSTLYRDDLSMAQSAPVLKGPLAAFDFDGKKVIIVDDVLYTARTIRSALYCVMDQGRPALVEIFVLIDRGHNELPLYAEYVGMKVPTFRDERVKVCLQEIDDEDRVYILQSKDGE
- a CDS encoding metal ABC transporter permease, with translation MIDALIHYSFMQRAFAAGLLVGVIAPLIGVYLVMRRLSLIADALSHVTLTGIAAGMLWNKLFPFFPVNPVLSGMGASTVGALCIEQLRRAYRHYQELSIPIILAAGVGLGVVLISMADGFNAELFGYLFGSVVAVSVTDLWLIVMTTGLVFGFTLFTYRPMFALSFDEEGARVAGIPQRALNFCFILMVALVIAVGMRVVGILLISSMITLPVAASLHVARSFFQTFLYAVFFAQLAIISGLIAAFYLDWASGGTIVLVAVAILLLCMGYKRIRVRE
- the rpsT gene encoding 30S ribosomal protein S20, with protein sequence MAHTSSARKRIRQSQKKHARNSYVKTTLRTFNKKFNKAVEAGDKEQVQTLFRQCQKKFSQAAAKGVIHKNTASRKVSRLAQAAKKVLVES
- a CDS encoding Fur family transcriptional regulator, producing the protein MQIERALESLRKQGIKTTGKRRALLEVLGADYRFLSAKELYEALAPEYPSISFDTIYRNMGMFVKAGILETTNLEGERRFRLGRSCGQAHDDHQHYVICLGCGSSLVLPGNCPVKAMALPGNFQITGHKLEIYGYCEQCCPADGS
- a CDS encoding aminotransferase class IV codes for the protein MSLLLETIRIENGAPQHLQWHQRRVTLSSQALWGQRVPIDLHALLTECPQHKSILRCRILYHRHGLHSLEFLPFQPRQIHRLGLVDGSSIDYPWKFADRHSIEQLRTNSSAVDDILLIRDGLLSDTSIANIALRIHGRWLTPRRPLLHGTTRERMLTCGLLFPADLRPGDLQQATGLAVLNAMVGFQELVDWHICHGELNHRLRLK
- a CDS encoding DUF169 domain-containing protein encodes the protein MHSKIREYLKLETQPVATLWLDRAPEERLQFEKGRRGCILSLIAASAKGRVSALDHESFGCPGGGVGMGYGNQYENFPGGIDCFARFLSSGNKGYPKGEAVASALEGKAPQHFIHEYLNGEGYIKTPELVEDFMGRLGFMDIGKVTVFKPLDRVEPGEEPVVVTIFCNVDQLSALVVLCNSFQEGIDNVMSPFGAGCQSMGLLAYHQLAAERPKAIIGLFDITARNTLKGSLGENLLSFSVPYSLFVRMEEEADGSFLARKPWQKLTGSVSAG
- the mazG gene encoding nucleoside triphosphate pyrophosphohydrolase, whose amino-acid sequence is MSAHYVSLESLRELMDTLNGPDGCPWDREQTHESLRQYLIEEAYEVVDSIDAGDDEELMEELGDVLLQVFFHSDIASRRGAFTIDDVARTLHEKMVRRHPHIFGSNALESADEVLQQWGEIKAAEKRERTSVLDGVPRHLPALARAYKFQKRAAKTGFDWPDAEGTLVKLEEEIGELRDAIQQGKLAEIEAEMGDVLFSVVNCARKLGVEPETALNRTNQKFARRFRQVEERLAQAGGKADIEELDRFWNEIKEQERSL